Proteins co-encoded in one Methylobacterium sp. WL1 genomic window:
- the arsC gene encoding arsenate reductase (glutaredoxin) (This arsenate reductase requires both glutathione and glutaredoxin to convert arsenate to arsenite, after which the efflux transporter formed by ArsA and ArsB can extrude the arsenite from the cell, providing resistance.) has translation MPDCAFDVVIYHNPDCGTARNTLAMIRNAGIEPHVVEYLKTPPARALLEQLLARAGLSVRDALREKGTPYAELGLADPALTDAQLLDAIQAHPILLNRPLVVSPKGVRLCRPSERVLELLPQQQGAVVKESGEPVVDEVGRRVGLA, from the coding sequence ATGCCTGATTGCGCCTTCGACGTGGTGATCTACCACAACCCGGATTGCGGCACCGCGCGCAACACCCTGGCGATGATCCGCAACGCCGGCATCGAGCCGCACGTCGTCGAGTACCTCAAGACACCGCCAGCCAGGGCACTGCTCGAGCAACTCCTTGCCCGCGCCGGCCTCTCGGTTCGGGATGCGCTGCGCGAGAAGGGCACGCCCTATGCCGAACTCGGCCTCGCCGACCCGGCCCTGACCGACGCGCAGCTGCTGGATGCCATCCAGGCGCACCCGATCCTGCTCAACCGGCCGCTCGTGGTCAGCCCGAAGGGTGTCCGGCTGTGCCGGCCGTCCGAGCGGGTGCTCGAGCTGCTGCCGCAGCAGCAGGGCGCGGTCGTCAAGGAAAGCGGCGAGCCGGTGGTGGACGAAGTCGGCCGCCGCGTCGGTCTCGCCTGA
- the rsmH gene encoding 16S rRNA (cytosine(1402)-N(4))-methyltransferase RsmH, with translation MIRRRPPAETASAHRDGPAASAQPHVPVLLGEVVESLKLEGGLAVDGTFGAGGYTRALLAADPTLKVIGIDRDPLAIAGGQALVCEAGGRLRLVPGRFGDLDALLTEAGESHVDQVVLDIGVSSMQLDVPERGFSFRNDGPLDMRMGNDGPSAADLVNEADETVLADIIYHYGEERRSRAVARTIHEARRRGRIETTAQLAELVASVVWVEPGSHIHPATRTFQGLRIAVNDELGELVRALHAAERVLAPGGRLAVVTFHSLEDRIVKQFFAARSGRAAQGSRHLPVGQAETIRSFRLVTKGPVLPGEAEIARNPRARSAKLRAAERTESDLPEPLAALHALASLPDAARGGHRR, from the coding sequence ATGATTCGGCGCCGCCCCCCGGCCGAGACGGCGTCCGCGCACCGCGACGGGCCTGCCGCATCCGCCCAGCCTCACGTGCCGGTTCTGCTTGGCGAAGTCGTCGAGTCGCTCAAGCTCGAGGGCGGCCTCGCCGTCGACGGCACCTTCGGAGCCGGCGGATACACCCGCGCGCTGCTGGCGGCCGATCCGACGCTCAAGGTGATCGGCATCGACCGCGACCCGCTGGCGATCGCCGGCGGGCAGGCCCTGGTCTGCGAGGCCGGCGGGCGCCTGCGCCTCGTGCCGGGCCGGTTCGGGGATCTCGACGCGTTGCTCACCGAGGCCGGCGAAAGCCACGTCGACCAAGTCGTGCTCGATATCGGCGTCTCGTCGATGCAGCTCGACGTCCCGGAGCGGGGCTTCTCGTTCCGCAACGACGGCCCCCTCGACATGCGGATGGGCAATGACGGCCCTAGCGCCGCGGACCTCGTGAACGAGGCCGACGAGACCGTGCTGGCCGACATCATCTATCATTACGGTGAGGAGCGGCGCTCGCGGGCCGTGGCCCGGACCATCCACGAGGCCCGCCGCCGCGGCCGGATCGAGACCACCGCCCAGCTCGCCGAGTTGGTCGCCAGCGTGGTGTGGGTCGAGCCCGGCAGCCACATCCATCCCGCGACCCGGACCTTCCAGGGCCTCCGGATCGCCGTGAACGACGAACTCGGCGAGTTGGTGCGGGCGCTCCACGCCGCCGAGCGGGTCCTGGCCCCGGGCGGACGGCTCGCGGTGGTGACGTTCCATTCCCTCGAGGATCGGATCGTCAAGCAGTTCTTCGCCGCCCGCAGCGGCCGGGCCGCCCAAGGCTCGCGGCACCTGCCGGTCGGCCAAGCGGAGACGATCCGCAGCTTCCGCCTCGTCACCAAGGGTCCGGTCCTGCCGGGCGAGGCCGAGATCGCCCGCAACCCGCGCGCCCGCTCGGCCAAGCTCCGGGCCGCGGAGCGCACCGAATCCGATCTGCCCGAACCGCTCGCGGCGCTCCACGCGCTCGCGAGCCTGCCAGACGCCGCCCGCGGGGGCCATCGCCGATGA
- a CDS encoding arsenic transporter, producing MLALVIFVVTLIFVIWQPGGFGIGWSALIGAGVALATGVIQPADVPVVWHIVWDATFTFVALIIISLLLDEAGFFHWAALHVARWGGGRGRCLFPLVVVLGAAIAAVFANDGAALLLTPIVLAILLKLAFKPQAALAFIVACGFVADSTSLPLVISNLVNIVSANFFAITFGRYAAVMVPVDLVSLAATLLVLGLYFRSALPVTYPVDELESPRDAIRDPLLFRAAFPLLGLLLGAYFVTAPFGVPVSVVTCAGAAMLLLLARTGGRIPIRKVLAGAPWQIVLFSLGMYLVVYGLRNAGLTDALAGGLVWLAGYGPLAATLGAGFGAAILSSVMNNMPSVLIGALAIQQAPDLSPLMRELMIYANVIGCDLGPKFTPIGSLATLLWLHVLASKGQRIGWGQYMRIGLVITVPVLLVALLALALWLPLLGTG from the coding sequence ATGCTCGCGCTCGTCATCTTCGTCGTCACCCTGATTTTCGTCATCTGGCAGCCGGGGGGATTCGGGATCGGCTGGAGTGCCCTGATCGGTGCGGGCGTGGCCCTCGCCACGGGGGTGATCCAGCCGGCCGACGTGCCGGTGGTCTGGCACATCGTCTGGGACGCGACCTTCACCTTCGTGGCCCTGATCATCATCTCGCTGCTGCTGGACGAGGCCGGCTTCTTCCACTGGGCGGCGTTGCACGTCGCCCGATGGGGCGGCGGGCGGGGCCGGTGTCTGTTTCCCCTGGTGGTGGTACTGGGCGCCGCCATCGCGGCCGTGTTCGCCAATGACGGGGCGGCGCTGCTGCTGACGCCGATCGTGCTGGCGATCCTGTTGAAGCTCGCGTTCAAGCCGCAGGCCGCCCTGGCCTTCATCGTCGCCTGCGGATTCGTGGCGGATTCCACCAGCCTGCCGCTGGTGATCTCCAACCTGGTCAACATCGTCTCGGCGAACTTCTTCGCCATCACCTTCGGGCGTTACGCCGCCGTGATGGTGCCGGTCGATCTGGTGTCGCTCGCCGCCACGCTGCTGGTTTTGGGGCTGTATTTTCGGTCCGCGCTGCCGGTCACCTACCCGGTCGACGAGCTGGAATCGCCCCGCGACGCGATCCGCGACCCGCTGCTGTTCCGGGCGGCGTTCCCGCTGCTCGGCCTGCTGCTCGGGGCCTACTTCGTCACGGCGCCGTTCGGGGTGCCGGTCTCGGTGGTCACCTGCGCGGGCGCGGCCATGCTCCTGCTCCTCGCCCGGACGGGCGGCCGCATCCCGATCCGCAAGGTGCTGGCCGGCGCGCCGTGGCAGATCGTGCTGTTCAGCCTCGGCATGTACCTGGTGGTCTACGGGCTCCGGAATGCCGGGCTGACCGATGCGCTGGCCGGCGGCCTGGTTTGGCTCGCCGGTTACGGGCCGCTTGCGGCGACGCTCGGGGCGGGCTTCGGTGCCGCGATCCTGTCCTCGGTCATGAACAACATGCCGAGCGTGCTCATCGGTGCGCTGGCGATCCAGCAGGCGCCCGACCTGTCGCCGCTGATGCGCGAACTGATGATTTACGCCAACGTGATCGGCTGCGACCTCGGCCCGAAATTCACCCCGATCGGCAGCCTCGCCACGCTGCTGTGGCTGCACGTTCTGGCGAGCAAGGGACAGCGGATCGGCTGGGGCCAGTACATGCGGATTGGCCTGGTCATTACCGTGCCGGTGCTGCTCGTCGCCCTGCTGGCCCTGGCCCTGTGGCTGCCCCTGCTCGGGACGGGATGA
- the arsH gene encoding arsenical resistance protein ArsH, which translates to MDKPAQPFDDSLPNLSRPHFAVPSAAQLAIALPYAHAPRFLILYGSLRERSFSRFLAQEAARLLEAMGGEVRIYDAHGLPLPDDATADHPKVQELRALSLWSEGQVWVSPERHGNLTGVMKSQIDWLPLSEGSVRPTQGRTLAVMQVSGGSQSFNAVNSLRLLGRWMRMITIPNQSSVPMAYREFDAAGRMKAGPLYERVVDVCEELMKFTLLTRERADYLVDRYSERKEREPERLRAVADDIGIGKP; encoded by the coding sequence GTGGACAAGCCCGCCCAGCCCTTCGACGACAGCCTCCCGAATCTCAGCCGCCCCCATTTCGCGGTGCCGAGCGCGGCGCAGCTTGCAATTGCGCTTCCCTATGCGCACGCGCCGCGCTTCCTGATCCTGTACGGCTCGCTGCGCGAGCGCTCGTTCAGCCGGTTCCTGGCCCAGGAAGCGGCGCGCCTGCTCGAAGCCATGGGAGGCGAGGTCCGGATCTACGATGCGCACGGCCTGCCGCTGCCCGACGATGCCACGGCCGACCACCCGAAGGTGCAGGAACTGCGCGCGCTGTCGCTGTGGTCGGAGGGGCAGGTCTGGGTCTCGCCGGAGCGCCACGGCAATCTCACCGGCGTGATGAAGAGCCAGATCGACTGGCTACCGCTCAGCGAAGGCTCGGTGCGGCCGACGCAGGGGCGCACCTTGGCGGTGATGCAGGTCTCGGGCGGCTCGCAGAGCTTCAACGCGGTGAACAGCCTGCGCCTGCTCGGGCGGTGGATGCGGATGATCACCATCCCCAACCAATCCTCCGTGCCCATGGCCTACCGGGAGTTCGACGCGGCCGGCCGGATGAAGGCGGGGCCGCTGTACGAGCGCGTGGTCGATGTCTGCGAGGAGTTGATGAAGTTCACGCTGCTGACCCGCGAGCGGGCCGACTATCTCGTCGACCGCTACAGCGAGCGTAAGGAGCGGGAGCCGGAGCGGCTGCGGGCGGTGGCAGACGATATCGGCATCGGCAAGCCATGA
- a CDS encoding VOC family protein, with translation MEYLHTMVRVADLDRALAFYVGAFGLKEVRRVENEKGRFTLVFLAAPGDVERAQATKSPLVELTYNWDPETYSGGRNFGHLAYQVDDIYAFCTQLQDKGVTINRPPRDGYMAFVKSPDGISIEILQKGAAKEPQEPWTSMENTGSW, from the coding sequence ATGGAATACCTGCACACCATGGTCCGGGTGGCCGATCTCGACCGGGCGCTCGCCTTCTACGTCGGCGCGTTCGGGCTTAAGGAAGTCCGCCGCGTCGAGAACGAGAAGGGCCGCTTCACCCTGGTCTTCCTGGCCGCCCCAGGCGATGTCGAGCGGGCACAGGCGACCAAGTCGCCGCTGGTCGAGCTGACCTACAACTGGGACCCGGAGACCTATTCGGGCGGCCGCAACTTCGGGCACCTCGCCTACCAGGTCGACGACATCTACGCCTTCTGCACCCAGCTCCAGGACAAGGGCGTGACCATCAATCGCCCGCCCCGCGACGGCTACATGGCCTTCGTGAAGTCGCCGGACGGCATCTCGATCGAGATCCTGCAGAAGGGCGCCGCCAAGGAGCCGCAGGAGCCCTGGACGTCGATGGAGAACACCGGCAGCTGGTAA
- a CDS encoding penicillin-binding protein 2: MSEDADQIRDAAAEVQISEHAVRETDAPAHEAAHYAVSEQDASALEAAARALHPDMRAVRAKAFVRSMFRLAIERSHMRVALVGLVFVGVFGTISAKLLMMAVFGDPPSQEHRVAAASSTAFRPDIVDRNGEILATDIRTVSVFAEPGNIYDKDEAVELLTAVLPELNASELRAKLSSRKDKKGAGFVWVKRELTPKQQAEVHRLGIPGIGFLPDHKRVYPNGVAAAHILGATNLDGVGIAGMEKYIDSTGLQALNSFGLVSKQADLKPVQLSIDLRAQFAVRDELAWGIDHFKAKAGASMILDVKTGEVIALVSMPDFDPNDPKDALSPDRINRMNVGVYEMGSTFKAMTLAMALDSGKYNVNSTFDTRGGVLNWGRQKIHEYHGTNRVITMPEVFTHSSNIGSAKMALGVGVPGHKAFLKKMGLLDRLRTELPESAAPIVPSRWTEINTITIAFGHGIAVAPIQAAAAVAAIANGGDLITPTFLKAAPEDKARATHVLSGQTSEAMRYIMRLNAAEGSAKKAAVPYYFVGGKTGTAEKVIGGRYIHNRLFTTFMAAAPMNDPKYLFITIMDEPQGLPESGGYATAAWNSGVVTGKVIERVAPILGLPPQFEPPVRPFPQMVKLNAYHINQLGGP; encoded by the coding sequence GTGTCCGAAGACGCCGACCAGATCAGAGACGCGGCTGCCGAGGTGCAGATCTCGGAGCACGCTGTGCGGGAGACCGACGCACCGGCCCACGAGGCGGCGCACTACGCCGTGTCGGAGCAGGATGCGTCGGCGCTCGAGGCCGCCGCCCGGGCGCTGCACCCGGACATGCGTGCCGTCCGCGCCAAGGCGTTCGTGCGGAGCATGTTCCGGCTCGCCATCGAGCGCTCGCACATGCGCGTCGCTTTAGTCGGGCTGGTGTTCGTCGGGGTGTTCGGGACGATTTCGGCCAAGCTGCTGATGATGGCCGTGTTCGGCGATCCGCCGAGCCAGGAGCACCGGGTCGCGGCCGCGTCCTCGACGGCGTTCCGGCCCGACATCGTCGACCGCAACGGCGAGATCCTGGCCACCGACATCCGCACCGTCTCGGTCTTCGCCGAGCCCGGAAACATCTACGACAAGGACGAGGCGGTGGAGCTGCTGACCGCGGTCCTGCCGGAACTCAACGCCTCCGAGCTGCGCGCCAAGCTGTCCTCGCGCAAGGACAAGAAGGGCGCGGGCTTCGTCTGGGTGAAGCGCGAGCTCACTCCGAAGCAACAAGCCGAGGTCCACCGCCTGGGCATCCCCGGCATCGGCTTTCTGCCGGACCACAAGCGGGTCTACCCGAACGGTGTCGCCGCCGCCCACATCCTGGGCGCGACCAATCTCGACGGCGTCGGCATCGCCGGCATGGAGAAGTACATCGACTCGACCGGCCTCCAGGCGCTCAACAGCTTCGGGCTGGTCAGCAAGCAGGCCGACCTGAAGCCGGTGCAGCTGTCCATCGATCTGCGCGCCCAGTTCGCCGTGCGCGACGAGCTGGCCTGGGGCATCGACCACTTCAAGGCCAAGGCCGGCGCTTCGATGATCCTCGACGTCAAGACCGGCGAGGTCATCGCGTTGGTCTCGATGCCGGACTTTGACCCGAACGACCCGAAGGACGCGCTCTCGCCCGACCGCATCAACCGCATGAATGTCGGCGTCTACGAGATGGGCTCGACCTTCAAGGCGATGACGCTGGCCATGGCCCTCGATTCCGGCAAGTACAACGTCAACTCGACCTTCGACACCCGCGGCGGCGTGCTGAACTGGGGCCGGCAGAAGATCCACGAGTATCACGGCACCAACCGCGTCATCACCATGCCGGAGGTGTTCACGCACTCGTCGAACATCGGCTCGGCCAAGATGGCGCTCGGCGTCGGCGTGCCCGGCCACAAGGCCTTCCTGAAGAAGATGGGCCTGCTCGACCGGCTGCGCACCGAGCTGCCCGAGAGCGCCGCCCCGATCGTCCCATCCCGCTGGACCGAGATCAACACGATCACGATCGCATTCGGCCACGGCATCGCGGTGGCACCGATCCAGGCCGCGGCCGCCGTCGCCGCCATCGCCAACGGTGGCGACCTGATCACCCCGACCTTCCTGAAGGCGGCGCCCGAAGACAAGGCCCGCGCCACGCACGTCCTCTCCGGCCAGACCTCCGAGGCGATGCGCTACATCATGCGCCTCAACGCGGCCGAGGGCTCTGCCAAGAAGGCGGCGGTCCCGTACTACTTCGTCGGCGGCAAGACCGGCACGGCCGAGAAGGTGATCGGCGGGCGGTACATCCACAACCGCCTCTTCACCACCTTCATGGCGGCGGCGCCGATGAACGACCCGAAATACCTCTTCATCACCATCATGGACGAGCCGCAGGGCCTGCCGGAATCGGGCGGCTACGCCACCGCGGCGTGGAACTCGGGCGTCGTCACCGGCAAGGTGATCGAGCGGGTCGCCCCGATCCTGGGGTTGCCGCCGCAATTCGAGCCGCCGGTGCGACCGTTCCCTCAGATGGTCAAGCTCAATGCCTACCACATCAACCAGTTGGGCGGCCCATGA
- a CDS encoding MFS transporter, with protein sequence MADRTRRWPVISALGVVQIVAWGSTYYLPAVMAEPIARDTGWPLAWIVGGLSLGLLVAAVVSPRVGSVIQARGGRPVLALAALLLAAGLTVLGLSPTLPVFLAGWLILGVGMGCGLYDPAYATLGRLYRAEARSAITALTLVGGFASTVCWPLTAFLVAQVGWRGTCFAYAGLHMTVTLPLVLALIPPAPPPAVVTTGQGAPVVPLTPRQVRAFLLMAGVLVLGGTIMALVSVHLLTLLQARGVTLATAVAYGGLIGPSQVAARLIEIANRGRHHPLWTLTAAFALVACGLLLLASHEPVIGLALMIYGAGNGVYSIARGTVPLVLFGPDQYAGLVGRLARPALVAQAIAPPLGAFLLERIGPDALWGLLALLAAINLGLIGGLWRLKGAAQNRPGCGTTR encoded by the coding sequence GTGGCAGATCGGACCCGCCGCTGGCCGGTGATCTCCGCGCTGGGCGTCGTGCAGATCGTCGCCTGGGGCTCGACCTACTACCTCCCGGCCGTGATGGCCGAGCCGATCGCCCGGGATACCGGATGGCCGCTGGCCTGGATCGTCGGCGGCCTGTCCCTCGGCCTGCTGGTTGCGGCGGTGGTGTCGCCGCGCGTCGGGAGCGTCATCCAGGCGCGCGGGGGGCGGCCGGTCCTGGCTCTGGCGGCCCTGCTGCTGGCGGCGGGCCTCACGGTGCTGGGCCTGTCCCCGACCCTGCCGGTCTTCCTGGCCGGTTGGCTGATCCTCGGCGTCGGCATGGGCTGTGGCCTGTACGATCCTGCCTACGCCACCTTGGGACGCCTGTACCGCGCCGAGGCGCGGTCCGCGATCACGGCTCTGACGCTGGTGGGCGGCTTCGCCAGCACCGTGTGCTGGCCGCTCACGGCGTTCCTGGTCGCGCAGGTCGGCTGGCGGGGGACCTGCTTCGCCTATGCCGGCCTGCACATGACGGTGACGCTGCCGCTGGTCCTCGCGCTGATCCCGCCGGCCCCTCCCCCGGCGGTGGTGACGACCGGGCAAGGGGCGCCCGTCGTACCGCTGACGCCGCGGCAAGTCCGGGCCTTCCTGCTGATGGCCGGCGTGCTGGTGCTCGGCGGCACCATCATGGCGCTGGTCTCGGTGCACCTGCTGACCCTGCTGCAGGCCCGGGGCGTCACCCTCGCCACCGCCGTCGCGTATGGCGGCCTGATCGGGCCGTCGCAGGTCGCCGCGCGGCTGATCGAGATCGCCAACCGGGGCCGGCATCACCCGCTCTGGACGCTGACCGCCGCCTTCGCGCTGGTCGCCTGCGGGCTGCTGCTGCTGGCGTCGCACGAGCCGGTGATCGGCCTCGCCCTGATGATCTATGGGGCCGGCAACGGCGTCTACTCGATCGCGCGCGGTACCGTACCCCTCGTGCTGTTCGGGCCCGACCAGTATGCCGGGCTCGTCGGCCGGCTGGCCCGGCCCGCGCTGGTGGCTCAAGCTATTGCGCCGCCGCTCGGCGCCTTCCTGCTGGAGCGGATCGGGCCCGACGCCCTGTGGGGCCTGCTGGCGCTGCTCGCCGCCATCAACCTCGGCCTGATCGGCGGGCTGTGGCGGCTGAAGGGCGCGGCTCAGAATCGTCCCGGGTGCGGCACGACGCGCTGA
- the pepN gene encoding aminopeptidase N yields MRTETPPLIRLEEYRPSDYLIDRVDLDIRLDPHATRIDATLALRPNPGGRAGAPLHLDGDDLRLVSVTLDGTALAGDAYTATPSGFGLHAPPGQPFTLRLVTEIDPTANTKLMGLYRSNGVYCTQCEADGFRRITYFLDRPDVMAVYTTRIEADRAEAPVLLGNGNLVESGSAGTDRHFAIWHDPHPKPAYLFALVGGRLGQVETRFTTMEGRAVTCAVYVEPGKEDRAGYALDAVVRSMRWDETAFGRPYDLDVFNVVAVSDFNMGAMENKGLNIFNDKYVLASPETATDGDYAAIEAIIAHEYFHNWSGNRVTCRDWFQLCLKEGLTVFRDQEFSSDMRSRPVHRIAEVRSLRARQFPEDAGPLRHPVRPRAYAEINNFYTATVYDKGAEIVRMLRTLIGADAFRAGMDRYFADNDGRAATVEDFLAAFAAVTGRDLSAFARWYERPGTPRLTATMAYDPAASRCTLRFTQSLPGEGGRDTPPLVIPVALGLVGAAGPLSGATCPDVRDGIFVLDETEAEIVFDGVTEEPVPSLMRDFSAPVRLDFALTDAQRLRLLAQDNDPFNRWQAAQDVALRLILNPDPARADAFAEALGRFLDGEALSDPAFAALVLALPSEGEAADALLSDVDPDAIHGARFSLRAHLGQVLRPRLERLDAALAAADDAAYSPDAASAGRRSLRNAALDLIAAGDPETGASRAADRLARATNMTDRLAALGILALIPGQAREGALAGFAERFADEPLVLDKWFAIQAQIPESGTLERIARLKSHPAFTMINPNRVRAVVGSFAFGNPTQFARADGAGFSLVADTVAALDSANPQVAARLLTAFGSWRRLEKSRAAKAGEMLNRIKAIPGLSRDSADIVARTLGGG; encoded by the coding sequence ATGCGCACCGAGACGCCGCCGCTGATCCGCCTGGAGGAATACCGGCCGAGCGACTATCTGATCGACCGCGTCGACCTCGATATCCGTCTCGATCCGCACGCCACGCGGATCGACGCGACCCTGGCCCTGCGTCCGAACCCCGGCGGCCGCGCGGGCGCGCCGCTTCATCTCGACGGTGACGACCTCCGGCTGGTCTCGGTCACCCTCGACGGTACGGCGCTCGCAGGGGATGCCTACACGGCCACGCCATCGGGCTTCGGCCTGCACGCACCGCCCGGGCAGCCATTTACCTTACGCCTCGTCACCGAGATCGACCCGACCGCCAACACCAAGCTGATGGGCCTCTACCGGTCGAACGGGGTCTACTGCACCCAGTGCGAGGCCGACGGCTTCCGGCGGATCACATACTTCCTCGACCGCCCCGACGTCATGGCGGTCTACACCACTCGGATCGAGGCGGACCGGGCCGAGGCTCCGGTTCTGCTCGGCAACGGCAACCTCGTCGAATCCGGTTCCGCCGGGACCGATCGGCATTTTGCGATCTGGCACGACCCGCACCCGAAGCCCGCCTACCTGTTCGCCCTGGTCGGCGGCCGGCTCGGCCAGGTCGAGACGCGCTTCACCACGATGGAGGGGCGCGCCGTCACCTGCGCGGTCTACGTCGAGCCCGGCAAGGAGGACCGCGCCGGCTACGCCCTCGACGCGGTGGTCCGCTCGATGCGCTGGGACGAGACCGCCTTCGGCCGTCCCTACGACCTCGACGTGTTCAACGTCGTCGCGGTGTCCGACTTCAACATGGGCGCCATGGAGAACAAGGGCCTCAACATCTTCAACGACAAGTACGTTCTAGCGAGTCCGGAGACCGCCACCGACGGGGATTACGCGGCGATCGAGGCGATCATCGCCCACGAGTATTTCCACAATTGGTCGGGCAACCGGGTCACGTGCCGGGACTGGTTCCAGCTCTGCCTCAAGGAGGGGCTGACGGTCTTCCGCGACCAGGAATTCTCCTCCGACATGCGCTCCCGGCCGGTCCACCGGATCGCCGAGGTCCGGTCCCTGCGGGCGCGGCAGTTCCCCGAGGATGCCGGCCCCCTCCGCCACCCCGTGCGGCCGCGCGCCTATGCCGAGATCAACAACTTCTACACGGCGACCGTCTACGACAAGGGCGCCGAGATCGTCCGGATGCTGCGCACGCTGATCGGCGCAGACGCGTTCCGGGCCGGCATGGACCGCTACTTTGCCGATAATGACGGCCGCGCCGCCACCGTCGAGGACTTCTTGGCCGCCTTCGCGGCCGTGACGGGCCGCGACCTCTCGGCCTTCGCCCGCTGGTACGAGCGGCCGGGAACGCCGCGCCTGACGGCGACCATGGCGTACGATCCGGCTGCGTCCCGCTGCACCCTGCGGTTCACCCAGAGCCTGCCCGGCGAGGGCGGCCGGGACACGCCGCCGCTGGTGATCCCGGTGGCGCTCGGGCTGGTCGGCGCCGCGGGACCGCTTTCGGGCGCGACCTGCCCGGATGTGCGAGACGGCATCTTCGTCCTCGACGAGACAGAGGCCGAGATCGTGTTCGACGGGGTCACCGAGGAACCCGTGCCGTCGCTGATGCGCGACTTCTCGGCCCCGGTGCGCCTGGATTTCGCGCTGACCGACGCCCAGCGCTTGCGCCTGCTCGCGCAGGACAACGATCCGTTCAACCGCTGGCAGGCGGCGCAGGACGTCGCCCTCCGACTCATCCTCAACCCCGATCCTGCCCGGGCCGACGCGTTCGCGGAGGCGCTCGGGCGCTTCCTGGACGGCGAGGCGCTGTCCGACCCTGCTTTCGCAGCCCTGGTTCTGGCCCTGCCGAGCGAGGGCGAGGCCGCGGACGCGCTGCTGTCGGACGTCGATCCCGATGCGATCCACGGGGCCCGGTTCTCGCTGCGGGCGCATCTCGGCCAAGTTCTGCGACCGCGCCTGGAGCGGCTCGACGCCGCCCTCGCGGCAGCCGACGACGCGGCGTACAGCCCGGACGCAGCGTCGGCCGGGCGCCGGTCCCTGCGCAACGCCGCCCTCGACCTGATCGCGGCGGGCGACCCCGAGACCGGGGCATCGCGCGCCGCGGACCGTCTGGCGCGCGCCACCAACATGACCGACCGGTTGGCAGCGCTCGGGATCCTGGCGCTGATCCCCGGTCAGGCCCGGGAGGGCGCGCTGGCGGGCTTCGCGGAGCGCTTCGCCGACGAGCCGCTCGTCCTCGATAAGTGGTTCGCCATCCAGGCTCAGATCCCCGAATCCGGGACCTTGGAACGAATCGCCCGGCTGAAGTCCCATCCGGCCTTCACCATGATCAACCCGAATCGGGTGCGTGCCGTGGTGGGAAGCTTCGCCTTCGGCAACCCGACTCAGTTCGCTCGGGCCGATGGCGCCGGTTTTTCGCTCGTCGCCGATACGGTCGCGGCCCTCGATTCGGCCAACCCACAGGTTGCTGCGCGGCTCCTGACGGCCTTCGGATCCTGGCGTCGGCTGGAAAAATCGCGGGCTGCCAAAGCCGGCGAAATGCTTAATCGGATCAAGGCCATCCCGGGCCTCTCGCGGGACTCCGCGGACATCGTCGCGCGCACCCTCGGAGGCGGCTAA
- a CDS encoding metalloregulator ArsR/SmtB family transcription factor, producing MDEPQALAAFMALGQEHRLRALRALVKAGPDGMASGALAGAIGVSASTISFHLKELQQAGLIGSRRAGRSIIYSVAYPVLASLVAFLMTDCCQGHPEICAPALAACGPGTNEVDHA from the coding sequence ATGGACGAACCGCAAGCCCTCGCGGCCTTCATGGCGCTTGGTCAGGAGCACCGATTGCGGGCGCTGCGGGCGCTGGTGAAGGCCGGCCCGGACGGCATGGCCTCCGGGGCGCTGGCCGGCGCCATCGGCGTGTCCGCCTCGACCATCTCCTTCCACCTGAAGGAGCTGCAGCAGGCTGGACTGATCGGATCGCGCCGTGCCGGGCGCTCGATCATTTATAGTGTCGCCTATCCGGTTCTCGCCAGTTTGGTCGCATTCCTCATGACGGATTGCTGCCAGGGACACCCGGAGATCTGCGCGCCCGCGCTCGCCGCCTGCGGCCCCGGAACCAACGAGGTGGACCATGCCTGA